The following proteins are co-located in the Pseudoalteromonas sp. N1230-9 genome:
- a CDS encoding MotY family protein, translating to MNNSHQLVKATFLIVVGIITAYALPVKAERVITQNYEQATWYVSGDAFYCQLSQKLDSYAQLSIISEPSEPQHLDFKWLLTERDITDVQVFARTADWQDKRAIAPSIQFFSANIEQQQVTFNKGVAPILSAIKQGYWLDTIVGFGDEQLRLTFPTTHSDNAIDQYQQCREKLAPLSWRQARDYEINFDSGERVVKRAADLSYLEKLVRYIQLDPKVKKVMIDGHTDNVGSPLANRLLSKERADDVASRLIEYGIDAKLIEIRAHGGRYPVASNSDSNGQSSNRRVLIRLFRQKS from the coding sequence ATGAATAACTCACATCAGCTTGTTAAGGCAACTTTTTTAATTGTTGTAGGCATTATAACTGCTTATGCACTGCCTGTGAAAGCTGAACGCGTAATTACCCAAAATTATGAGCAGGCAACATGGTATGTCAGTGGCGATGCTTTTTATTGCCAGCTTAGCCAGAAACTAGATAGTTATGCACAATTATCGATTATCAGCGAGCCTTCAGAGCCACAGCATCTGGATTTTAAGTGGCTGTTAACTGAGCGTGATATCACGGATGTACAGGTATTTGCTCGTACAGCAGATTGGCAAGATAAACGAGCGATTGCCCCTTCTATACAATTCTTTTCAGCCAATATTGAACAGCAACAGGTTACGTTTAACAAAGGTGTTGCACCTATTTTAAGCGCCATTAAGCAGGGCTACTGGTTAGATACAATCGTCGGGTTTGGTGATGAGCAGCTCAGACTGACTTTTCCTACAACTCATAGCGATAACGCGATTGATCAATATCAGCAATGCCGTGAAAAATTAGCACCTTTGTCTTGGCGACAAGCGAGAGATTATGAAATTAATTTTGACTCAGGAGAGCGTGTTGTTAAACGTGCCGCAGACCTGAGTTATTTAGAGAAACTAGTTCGTTATATTCAACTCGATCCTAAAGTTAAGAAAGTCATGATTGATGGACATACAGACAATGTAGGTTCTCCGCTTGCCAATCGTTTGTTATCGAAAGAAAGAGCAGATGATGTGGCATCCCGACTTATCGAGTATGGGATCGATGCAAAGTTAATTGAAATCAGGGCTCACGGAGGACGCTATCCCGTGGCAAGCAATTCAGATTCGAACGGTCAGTCGTCAAATAGACGCGTCTTAATTCGTCTATTTCGTCAAAAAAGCTAA
- a CDS encoding sigma-54 dependent transcriptional regulator codes for MDQKHLLWLAPEQPSREIELAINDEQYQLLYTDSIPDAIGYCLSYQPELVLIDAQQAQMNLVDLVKLVKRTHQGGQIITLVESNQGELASQSLNNGAVDFLLKPFFADQLKLTIRNADSMKHGVSDLIAVSLKSQQVLRLANRAAQTSASVLIMGESGTGKEKLANFIHQSSPRADKPFIAVNCAAIPENMLESMLFGYNKGAFTGAVAQQAGKFELANGGTILLDEITELPLELQAKLLRVLQEREVERLGSHQRIKLDIRVIAACNKPLREQVEKGLFREDLFYRLDVLPLMWPALRDRSDDILPLAKYFIAKYGDEKFHFSQQAEQLMYSYHWPGNVRELENVVQRALVMARGVEIQAADLNLPENVKALTTTSASQLKHSKKQAEFDYIYDLLSRFKGHRTQTAEALGVSTRALRYKIAAMREYGMDIDAIA; via the coding sequence ATGGATCAGAAACATCTACTATGGCTTGCGCCAGAACAACCATCACGTGAAATTGAATTGGCGATCAATGATGAGCAGTATCAACTTCTGTACACAGATTCGATCCCCGATGCTATTGGTTATTGTTTGAGTTATCAGCCTGAACTGGTATTAATTGATGCTCAACAAGCACAAATGAACTTGGTTGACTTGGTAAAACTAGTTAAAAGAACTCATCAAGGTGGACAAATTATCACGCTTGTGGAATCGAACCAAGGTGAGCTTGCTTCACAGTCACTTAATAATGGTGCTGTCGACTTTTTACTTAAACCGTTTTTTGCTGATCAACTAAAACTAACCATCCGCAACGCTGATTCTATGAAGCATGGTGTGAGTGACTTAATTGCTGTGTCACTGAAATCACAGCAAGTGCTGAGACTTGCCAATCGTGCAGCACAAACATCTGCAAGCGTACTGATTATGGGTGAGTCGGGCACAGGTAAAGAAAAGTTAGCTAACTTCATTCATCAATCTTCTCCACGTGCAGATAAGCCATTTATTGCGGTTAACTGCGCAGCTATTCCAGAAAATATGCTGGAGTCTATGTTATTTGGTTATAACAAAGGTGCATTTACCGGTGCGGTAGCACAGCAAGCGGGTAAGTTTGAGCTTGCAAATGGTGGCACTATTTTACTGGATGAGATAACCGAACTGCCTTTAGAGCTGCAAGCCAAATTACTTCGTGTCCTACAGGAGCGAGAGGTTGAGCGATTAGGCAGTCATCAACGCATTAAACTCGACATTCGTGTGATTGCAGCATGCAATAAGCCGCTGCGTGAGCAAGTAGAGAAAGGCCTTTTTCGTGAAGACTTATTTTACCGCTTAGATGTATTGCCGTTAATGTGGCCAGCATTACGTGACCGAAGTGACGATATTTTACCATTAGCAAAGTATTTTATTGCTAAATACGGAGATGAGAAGTTTCACTTTAGTCAACAGGCAGAGCAGTTAATGTATAGCTATCACTGGCCAGGTAATGTTCGTGAGCTGGAAAATGTAGTGCAAAGGGCATTAGTGATGGCTCGCGGTGTTGAAATCCAAGCGGCAGATCTAAACCTACCCGAAAACGTTAAAGCACTAACGACAACCAGTGCGTCACAGTTAAAACATAGCAAGAAACAAGCTGAATTTGATTATATTTATGATTTACTTAGCCGTTTCAAAGGACACAGAACCCAAACCGCAGAGGCACTCGGTGTGAGTACCCGAGCTCTTCGATACAAAATAGCCGCCATGCGTGAGTATGGCATGGATATAGACGCAATCGCTTAA
- a CDS encoding flagellar hook-basal body complex protein FliE, translating into MSPIESQRLLLGKMTDMQQLAAAETIAPAASKYQDAAISTEFKTVVRAVNEQQNISSQMMHAVDTGQTDDVVGAMVASQKASLSFSMLMEVRNKLLNGIDDVMRMSL; encoded by the coding sequence ATGTCACCTATTGAAAGTCAACGCCTTCTGCTTGGAAAAATGACTGATATGCAGCAACTAGCTGCGGCAGAGACCATTGCGCCTGCAGCAAGTAAATACCAAGATGCAGCAATTAGTACTGAATTCAAAACAGTTGTTCGCGCGGTTAATGAGCAACAAAATATCTCATCGCAAATGATGCATGCGGTAGATACGGGGCAAACAGATGATGTTGTTGGGGCGATGGTCGCCAGTCAAAAAGCGAGCCTAAGCTTCTCAATGTTAATGGAAGTACGCAATAAACTACTTAATGGCATTGATGATGTCATGCGTATGTCACTGTAG
- the fliF gene encoding flagellar basal-body MS-ring/collar protein FliF yields the protein MKGELTKAVPPMSGETNLREKVVNFSNKINFSNKSHDRNVATIALLATLVAATIVVILWTSAKNYVPLYGNQESYDKANILEILDKEQIVFRIDNDTGNILVPQEKLADARITLAARGIKASMPEGVDNLSAKVSMGTSQFMESMQYQHALEGELARTIINMQGVRNARVHLAIPKRSLFIGREEQKSAASVMVDLAPGHELKPEQVEAIISLIIGSVPGLNPRDVSVVDQRGKLLSGDLFDTTPVGKESDKKLAFIEKVERNIEQRAEIMLLPILGEGNFRIQVSTDVDFSVVEETREAVDPQGVLKQELVKSDSRQDQFAGGIPGSLANQPPLPDQEGEEAENERVSERSESSREYENGRSVTHTRFEVGRLSSMSVSVLVNEQAAATAEGWSQEGLNSLGEMVKTATGFNEQRGDQFNITSFAFVEAKPFVPSDGLQWWQMPEIREYARYIFGTFISLMLIFFAVRPLVNHLIKGKTTASPPSENEQEKLAAAKSDAYERQSTPLDGALERDSKNEQPEQEGENIALPKIGSDFEEQIAHMQLLASRETERVTSVIKYWVEQGVEVESSKSR from the coding sequence ATGAAAGGCGAATTAACTAAAGCTGTACCGCCGATGTCTGGGGAGACAAACCTACGTGAAAAAGTCGTAAACTTCTCAAATAAAATAAACTTTTCAAATAAAAGCCATGATAGAAATGTCGCGACAATCGCTTTGTTAGCGACGTTAGTAGCGGCAACTATCGTTGTTATTTTGTGGACATCAGCAAAGAACTACGTGCCGCTCTATGGAAACCAAGAAAGTTACGATAAAGCCAATATTTTAGAAATATTGGATAAAGAACAAATTGTATTTCGCATTGATAACGACACAGGCAACATTTTAGTTCCTCAAGAAAAACTAGCAGACGCACGGATCACTCTAGCGGCACGTGGTATTAAAGCTTCAATGCCTGAGGGCGTTGATAACCTCAGTGCTAAAGTATCGATGGGCACAAGCCAGTTTATGGAATCGATGCAATATCAACATGCTTTGGAGGGAGAACTTGCCCGCACCATTATTAATATGCAAGGTGTTCGCAATGCGCGAGTACATTTAGCAATACCAAAGCGTAGCTTATTTATAGGCAGGGAAGAGCAAAAATCAGCTGCATCTGTGATGGTTGATTTAGCGCCAGGGCATGAACTAAAACCTGAACAAGTAGAAGCTATTATTTCACTCATCATTGGCTCAGTACCTGGTTTAAACCCGCGAGATGTATCAGTAGTCGATCAGCGCGGAAAGTTACTGTCGGGTGATTTATTTGATACCACTCCCGTTGGTAAAGAAAGTGATAAGAAGCTCGCTTTTATCGAAAAGGTCGAACGTAACATAGAGCAACGCGCTGAAATTATGTTACTGCCTATTTTAGGTGAAGGAAATTTTCGAATTCAGGTTTCAACAGATGTTGATTTTAGCGTTGTTGAAGAAACACGTGAAGCGGTAGACCCACAAGGGGTGTTAAAGCAAGAATTGGTTAAATCAGATTCTCGACAAGACCAATTTGCCGGTGGTATTCCAGGTTCACTGGCTAATCAACCTCCACTGCCAGATCAAGAAGGTGAAGAGGCTGAAAATGAGCGAGTATCTGAGCGCAGTGAAAGTAGCCGTGAATATGAAAATGGCCGCTCTGTTACCCATACTCGTTTTGAAGTTGGACGCTTAAGCTCAATGAGCGTATCTGTACTTGTTAATGAACAAGCCGCTGCCACAGCTGAAGGTTGGAGCCAAGAAGGCCTAAATTCTTTAGGCGAAATGGTTAAAACAGCTACCGGTTTTAATGAGCAGCGTGGCGATCAGTTCAATATCACCAGTTTTGCATTTGTTGAAGCAAAACCTTTTGTACCGTCTGACGGATTACAATGGTGGCAAATGCCTGAAATTCGAGAGTATGCTCGTTACATTTTCGGTACTTTTATTAGCTTAATGCTTATTTTCTTTGCGGTAAGACCGCTGGTAAATCATTTGATTAAAGGCAAAACAACAGCTTCACCACCAAGCGAAAATGAGCAAGAAAAATTAGCTGCTGCTAAAAGCGATGCTTATGAAAGACAAAGTACACCTCTGGATGGCGCACTTGAGCGAGATAGCAAAAATGAACAGCCTGAGCAGGAAGGTGAAAATATTGCATTGCCTAAGATAGGCAGTGATTTTGAAGAGCAAATAGCACACATGCAGTTATTAGCAAGCCGAGAAACCGAGCGTGTAACCTCTGTGATTAAATATTGGGTAGAGCAAGGAGTTGAAGTTGAGTCAAGTAAATCAAGATAA